A region of Lycium barbarum isolate Lr01 chromosome 1, ASM1917538v2, whole genome shotgun sequence DNA encodes the following proteins:
- the LOC132637891 gene encoding uncharacterized protein LOC132637891 isoform X2 → MSSLMLTMIKLITTEMESRKTMMSQLGNSRAHPTALTSRLTNSLPETTGRSNLASRQLASSPGLNTSSSSLRRPSSSGGSRPSSAGSRPSTPTGRPTLSSSTSSLTSASRSTSARAPKAMTSTATSKTMSTTTTSRSSRSATPTSRATMPSAKPTVPPRSSTPTARSNARSSTPTSRASIAGSKSTSRAATPTRRATSVSSTTNTTVPHVKPLSSSSSTKSATMASRNPAAPRASSPTVKPRPWKPSDIPGFSLDAPPNLRTSLPDRPISATRGRPGAASARSSSVDRASNGRVRRQSCSPARGRPPNGVMHSNGSSVPVPYMSRLHAKANDNVSPGMVGTKMVERVVNMRKLVPPKQDDRHSPHSNLSAKSSSPDSSGFGRSLSKKSLDMAIRHMDIRQRVSGNLRPLMTNIPASSMYSVRSGPNRGRTSRTVSVPDSPLATSSNASSEVSGSNNAVWVNGSEIDDDISSDKGARSPGSVHGR, encoded by the exons TTAACAAATTCTCTCCCAGAGACCACCGGAAGAAGCAACTTAGCATCTAGACAGCTAGCTTCCTCTCCTGGATTAAACACTTCAAGTTCTAGTCTTCGAAGACCTTCTTCTTCAGGTGGATCAAGACCTTCTTCAGCTGGATCAAGACCTTCAACTCCGACTGGTAGACCGACATTAAGCTCATCTACATCCTCCTTGACCTCAGCATCTAGATCCACATCTGCGAGAGCACCCAAAGCAATGACATCGACTGCAACCTCTAAAACAATGTCAACCACAACGACATCTAGATCATCAAGGTCTGCAACACCTACTTCTCGTGCCACCATGCCTTCTGCAAAACCCACTGTCCCTCCAAGATCTTCAACACCTACTGCAAGGTCCAATGCAAGGTCCTCGACACCAACAAGCAGGGCCTCAATTGCTGGATCAAAGTCCACATCCAGGGCAGCAACTCCAACTCGTCGAGCAACTTCAGTGTCAAGTACAACAAATACAACTGTTCCTCATGTTAAACCTTTATCTTCCTCTTCAAGTACCAAGTCAGCTACAATGGCATCACGAAACCCTGCAGCCCCACGTGCTAGTTCTCCAACTGTAAAACCCAGACCATGGAAGCCTTCAGATATTCCAGGGTTCTCCCTTGATGCTCCACCCAATTTAAGGACATCGCTACCTGACAGGCCAATTTCAGCTACTAGGGGAAGACCTGGAGCAGCTAGTGCTAGATCTTCATCTGTTGATCGAGCTTCAAATGGAAGGGTTAGACGACAATCATGCTCTCCGGCAAGAGGACGTCCTCCTAATGGTGTTATGCATAGCAATGGAAGCTCTGTTCCTGTCCCATACATGAGCCGACTTCATGCTAAAGCCAATGACAATGTAAGCCCTGGCATGGTTGGGACCAAGATGGTTGAAAGGGTAGTAAATATGCGGAAGCTGGTTCCTCCGAAGCAAGATGACAGACATTCTCCACACAGTAACTTATCTGCAAAGTCTTCGTCGCCTGATAGCTCAGGTTTTGGAAGATCATTATCAAAGAAATCCTTGGATATGGCTATTAGACATATG GATATAAGGCAAAGAGTCTCGGGTAATCTGCGTCCGTTGATGACTAATATTCCAGCATCCTCTATGTACAGCGTGAGATCAGGGCCTAATAGAGGCAGGACAAGCAGGACCGTCAGTGTGCCTGACTCCCCACTTGCCACGAGCAGTAATGCTAGTTCTGAAGTGAGTGGTAGTAACAATGCTGTGTGGGTCAATGGAAGTGAAATTGATGATGACATTAGCAGCGATAAAGGTGCTCGATCACCTGGCAGTGTGCATGGGAGGTGA